A region from the Brettanomyces bruxellensis chromosome 4, complete sequence genome encodes:
- the ACH1 gene encoding acetyl-CoA hydrolase has translation MSAILKQRVRFAPYLKKLRTPEQCVPFFKNGQYLGWSGFTGVGSPKAVPTALANYVEKNHLQGKLAFNLFVGASAGPEESRWADLNMLARRAPHQVGKPIRKAINEGRTLFLDKHLSMFPQDLTYGFYTRNKKDNDLLDYMLIEATAITEDGAIVPGPAVGGSPEMLSVADKIIIEVNTSIPSFEGIHDIDMPINPPNRPPIPYTRVDQRSGLTSIPIDPEKVVAIVESTIPDKVPAPAKPDAKSKKIAEHLIEFFEQEVKAGRMPENLHPLQSGIGNVGNAIIDGLASSSFKHMNVWTEVMQDSFLQYFEKGKIDFATATSVRLSPEGFKKFFGNWDLFSKKVCLRSQVVSNSPEVIRRLGVIAMNTPVEFDIYGHANSTNVGGSKMLNGLGGSGDFLRNAKYSIMHTPSARPSKTDPTGISCVVPFCSHVDQTEHDVDVYVTEQGLADLRGLAPKERAREIIKQCAHPDYRAQLDDYLDRAIFYCTKRKSLHEPHILSNALKMHINLEKNGTMKLKSWDDQI, from the coding sequence ATGTCTGCAATTCTTAAACAGAGAGTGAGGTTCGCTccatatttgaagaagcttaGAACGCCTGAGCAGTGTGTTCCATTCTTCAAGAATGGTCAATATTTGGGATGGTCCGGTTTCACTGGTGTTGGCTCACCTAAGGCTGTTCCAACCGCACTTGCCAATTATGTTGAAAAGAACCACTTGCAAGGGAAACTCGCTTTTAACTTATTCGTTGGTGCTTCCGCTGGCCCCGAAGAGTCCAGATGGGCTGACTTGAACATGTTGGCAAGACGTGCACCACATCAGGTTGGTAAGCCAATTAGAAAAGCAATCAATGAAGGCCGAACTCTGTTCTTAGATAAGCACCTTTCCATGTTCCCTCAGGATTTAACCTACGGATTTTACACAAGAAACAAGAAGGATAACGATCTTTTGGATTACATGCTGATCGAAGCTACTGCCATTACAGAGGATGGTGCAATCGTTCCAGGTCCAGCAGTCGGTGGTTCTCCGGAAATGCTTTCTGTTGCTGACAAGATTATTATTGAAGTGAACACCTCTATTCCATCTTTCGAAGGTATTCACGACATTGATATGCCAATAAATCCTCCAAACAGACCACCTATTCCATACACAAGGGTTGATCAACGTAGTGGTTTGACATCCATCCCAATCGATCCAGAGAAGGTGGTCGCAATCGTTGAATCTACGATTCCGGATAAGGTTCCAGCACCTGCCAAGCCAGATGCTAAGTCTAAGAAGATCGCCGAGCACTTGATTGAGTTCTTTGAACAGGAAGTGAAGGCTGGCAGAATGCCAGAGAATTTGCATCCCCTTCAATCTGGTATTGGTAATGTTGGTAATGCCATTATTGATGGTCTTGCCAGCTCCAGCTTCAAGCACATGAACGTCTGGACTGAGGTTATGCAGGATTCTTTCTTGCAATACTTCGAGAAGGGAAAGATCGACTTTGCCACAGCAACATCCGTTAGATTATCTCCAGAGGGTTTCAAGAAGTTCTTCGGAAACTGGGACTTGTTCAGCAAAAAGGTTTGCTTGCGTTCCCAGGTCGTTTCGAATTCTCCAGAGGTGATTAGAAGATTGGGTGTTATTGCCATGAACACACCAGTTGAATTCGATATTTATGGTCACGCAAACTCCACAAATGTTGGTGGATCTAAAATGTTGAATGGTTTGGGAGGATCTGGTGATTTCTTGAGAAACGCCAAGTATTCGATCATGCACACTCCATCGGCAAGACCATCCAAGACTGATCCAACGGGTATTTCTTGTGTTGTTCCATTCTGCTCACACGTTGATCAAACTGAGCATGATGTCGATGTTTATGTGACTGAGCAAGGTCTAGCTGATTTGAGAGGACTGGCACCAAAGGAGAGAGCACGCGAGATTATAAAGCAATGTGCCCACCCAGATTATCGTGCACAACTTGACGATTACCTGGACAGAGCTATTTTCTACTGCACGAAGAGAAAGTCATTGCACGAACCCCACATCTTGAGTAATGCTTTGAAGATGCACATAAATCTTGAGAAGAATGGTACCATGAAGCTCAAGTCCTGGGATGACCAAATATAA